In Camelus bactrianus isolate YW-2024 breed Bactrian camel chromosome 10, ASM4877302v1, whole genome shotgun sequence, a genomic segment contains:
- the BET1L gene encoding BET1-like protein isoform X1, with amino-acid sequence MADWARAQSPGAVEEILDRENKRMADNLASKVTRLKSLALDIDRDAEDQNRYLDGMDSDFTSMTGLLTGSVKRFSTMARSGRDNRKLLCGLLGPSGPVRAKGPAKGPLPALQFHD; translated from the exons ATGGCGGACTGGGCTCGGG CTCAGAGCCCTGGTGCTGTGGAGGAGATTCTAGACCGGGAGAACAAGCGGATGGCCGACAACCTGGCCTCCAAGGTCACCAGGCTTAAATCG CTGGCCCTGGACATTGATAGGGATGCAGAGGACCAGAACCGGTACCTGGACGGCATG GACTCGGATTTCACGAGCATGACGGGTCTACTTACGGGGAGCGTGAAGCGCTTTTCCACAATGGCGCGGTCTGGGCGAGACAACCGGAAGCTTCTGTGCG GGCTGCTGGGCCCCAGTGGACCAGTGAGAGCCAAGGGTCCTGCCAAggggcctctgcctgccctccagTTCCACGACTGA
- the CIMAP1A gene encoding ciliary microtubule associated protein 1A isoform X2: MAEEVWVGAWRPHRPRGPIMALYSSPGPKYLIPPTMGFVKHTPTKLRAPAYSFRGAPMLLAENCSPGPRYSVNPKILRTGKDVGPAYSILGRHHTKTMLTPGPGDYFPEKSTRHVFDSAPRHSISARTKTFRVDSTPGPAAYMLPVVMGPHTVGKVSQPSFSIKGRSKLGSFSDDLHKVTMTKPCAPIVTFGIKHSDYMTPLVVDVE; encoded by the exons ATGGCGGAGGAGGTATGGGTGGGTGCCTGGAGGCCCCATCGCCCCCGGGGGCCTATCATGGCGCTATACAGCAGCCCTGGACCCAAGTACCTGATTCCACCCACCATGG GCTTTGTGAAGCACACGCCCACCAAACTGCGTGCACCCGCCTACAGCTTCCGAGGGGCCCCCATGCTCCTGGCAGAGAATTGTTCCCCGGGGCCCCGCTACAGCGTGAACCCCAAGATACTGAGGACCGGCAAGGACGTCGGCCCTGCCTACTCCATCCTGGGGCGCCACCACACTAAGACCATGCTGACTCCCGGCCCCG GTGACTACTTTCCAGAGAAGTCGACCAGGCATGTGTTTGACTCGGCACCCCGCCACTCCATCTCTGCCCGGACCAAGACCTTCCGAGTGGACAGCACCCCAG GCCCCGCCGCCTACATGCTGCCTGTGGTGATGGGGCCCCACACTGTCGGCAAGGTCTCCCAGCCCTCCTTCTCCATAAAGGGCCGCAGCAAGCTGGGCAGCTTCAGCGATGATCTGCACAAG GTGACAATGACCAAGCCCTGTGCCCCCATCGTCACCTTTGGCATCAAACACTCTGACTATATGACACCACTGGTCGTGGATGTGGAATAG
- the RIC8A gene encoding chaperone Ric-8A encodes MEPREVADAVETGDENVILEALLAYNRENSQSFTFDDAQQEDRKRLADLLVSVLEQGLPPCRRVMWLQSIRILSRDRSCLDSFTSRQSLQALACYAGISASKESEPLDMDVVLESLKCLCNLVLSSPVAQALAADAGLVAKLAERVGLCRQSSFPHDVQFFDLRLLFLLTALRTDVRHQLFQELQGVHLLTEALELTLGMTPKERPPELLPTQETERAMEILKVLFNITFDSIKKEVDEEDTALYRHLGTLLRHCVMVAAAGDRTEEFHGHTVNLLGNLPLKCLDVLLTLEPHEGSLEFLGVNMDVIRVLLNFLEKRLHQTHRLKESVAPVLSVLTECARMHRPARKFLKAQVLPPLRDVRTRPEVGELLRNKLVRLMTHLDTDVKRVAAEFLFVLCSESVPRFIKYTGYGNAAGLLAARGLMAGSRPEGQYSEDEDTDTEEYKEAKASINPVTGRVEEKPPNPMEGMTEEQKEHEAMKLVNMFDKLSRHRVIQPMGMSPQGQLTSLQHAMCETMEGQLSSDPDSDPD; translated from the exons ATGGAGCCCCGGGAGGTTGCGGATGCCGTGGAGACGGGGGATGAGAACGTGATTTTGGAGGCTCTGCTCGCGTACAACCGGGAG AACTCCCAGAGCTTCACGTTTGATGATGCCCAACAGGAGGACAGGAAG AGACTGGCGGATCTGCTGGTCTCCGTCCTGGAGCAGGGCTTGCCACCGTGCCGCCGCGTCATGTGGCTGCAAAGCATCCGCATCCTGTCCAGGGACCGCAGCTGCCTGGACTCTTTCACCAGCCGCCAGAGCCTGCAGGCACTTGCTTGCTATGCAGGCATCTCCGCCTCCAAGGAGTCGGAGCCCCTGGACATGGATGTCGTGCTCGAGTCCCTTAAGTGCCTGTGCAACCTCGTGCTAAGCAGCCCTGTGGCACAGGCGCTGGCTGCAGACGCCGGGCTAGTGGCGAAGCTTGCCGAGCGCGTGGGACTGTGCCGCCAGAGCAGCTTCCCGCACGACGTCCAGTTCTTTGATTTGCGCCTCCTCTTCTTGCTAACGGCACTTCGCACGGACGTGCGCCACCAGCTGTTTCAGGAACTGCAGGGAGTGCACCTCCTGACGGAGGCGCTGGAGCTGACGCTGGGAATGACCCCCAAAGAGAGGCCCCCTGAGCTCCTCCCTACCCAGGAGACTGAGCGGGCTATGGAGATCCTCAAAGTGCTCTTCAACATCACCTTCGACTCCATCAAGAAGGAGGTGGATGAG GAAGACACTGCCCTTTACCGGCACCTGGGGACCCTTCTGCGGCACTGTGTGATGGTTGCTGCTGCTGGAGACCGCACAGAGGAGTTCCACGG CCACACAGTGAATCTCCTAGGAAACCTGCCCCTCAAGTGTCTGGACGTCCTTCTCACCCTGGAGCCGCACGAAGGCTCCTTGGAGTTCTTGGGAGTGAATATGGATGTGATTCGTGTCCTCCTCAACTTCCTGGAGAAGCGTTTGCACCAG ACGCACAGGCTGAAGGAGAGCGTGGCCCCTGTGCTGAGTGTGCTGACGGAGTGTGCCCGCATGCACCGCCCTGCCAGGAAGTTCCTGAAGGCACAG GTGCTGCCCCCACTGCGGGATGTGAGGACCCGGCCAGAGGTTGGGGAGCTCTTGCGGAACAAGCTGGTTCGCCTCATGACGCACCTGGACACCGACGTGAAGAGGGTGGCTGCTGAGTTCCTGTTTGTCCTGTGCTCTGAGAGTG TGCCCCGATTCATCAAGTACACGGGCTACGGAAATGCCGCAGGCCTCCTGGCTGCTAGGGGCCTCATGGCCGGGAGCCGGCCTGAGGGCCAGTACTCGGAGGAcgaggacacagacacagaggagtaTAAGGAAGCCAAGGCCAG CATAAACCCAGTGACtggaagggtagaggaaaaaccACCCAACCCCATGGAGGGCATGACAGAGGAGCAGAAGGAGCATGAGGCCATGAAGCTGGTGAACATGTTTGATAAGCTCTCCAG GCACAGAGTCATCCAGCCCATGGGGATGAGTCCCCAGGGCCAGCTCACATCCCTGCAGCATGCCATGTGTGAGACCATGGAGGGGCAGCTCTCCTCGGACCCTGACTCGGACCCCGACTGA
- the CIMAP1A gene encoding ciliary microtubule associated protein 1A isoform X1, with protein MAEEVWVGAWRPHRPRGPIMALYSSPGPKYLIPPTMGFVKHTPTKLRAPAYSFRGAPMLLAENCSPGPRYSVNPKILRTGKDVGPAYSILGRHHTKTMLTPGPGDYFPEKSTRHVFDSAPRHSISARTKTFRVDSTPGPAAYMLPVVMGPHTVGKVSQPSFSIKGRSKLGSFSDDLHKTPGPAAYRQTDVQVTKFKAPQYTMAARVEPPGDKTLKPGPGAHSPEKVTMTKPCAPIVTFGIKHSDYMTPLVVDVE; from the exons ATGGCGGAGGAGGTATGGGTGGGTGCCTGGAGGCCCCATCGCCCCCGGGGGCCTATCATGGCGCTATACAGCAGCCCTGGACCCAAGTACCTGATTCCACCCACCATGG GCTTTGTGAAGCACACGCCCACCAAACTGCGTGCACCCGCCTACAGCTTCCGAGGGGCCCCCATGCTCCTGGCAGAGAATTGTTCCCCGGGGCCCCGCTACAGCGTGAACCCCAAGATACTGAGGACCGGCAAGGACGTCGGCCCTGCCTACTCCATCCTGGGGCGCCACCACACTAAGACCATGCTGACTCCCGGCCCCG GTGACTACTTTCCAGAGAAGTCGACCAGGCATGTGTTTGACTCGGCACCCCGCCACTCCATCTCTGCCCGGACCAAGACCTTCCGAGTGGACAGCACCCCAG GCCCCGCCGCCTACATGCTGCCTGTGGTGATGGGGCCCCACACTGTCGGCAAGGTCTCCCAGCCCTCCTTCTCCATAAAGGGCCGCAGCAAGCTGGGCAGCTTCAGCGATGATCTGCACAAG ACCCCGGGTCCCGCGGCCTACCGCCAGACGGACGTCCAGGTGACTAAGTTCAAGGCTCCACAGTACACCATGGCTGCCAGAGTGGAGCCCCCAGGGGACAAAACTCTCAAGCCAGGGCCAGGAGCCCACAGCCCTGAGAAG GTGACAATGACCAAGCCCTGTGCCCCCATCGTCACCTTTGGCATCAAACACTCTGACTATATGACACCACTGGTCGTGGATGTGGAATAG
- the BET1L gene encoding BET1-like protein isoform X2: MADWARAQSPGAVEEILDRENKRMADNLASKVTRLKSLALDIDRDAEDQNRYLDGMDSDFTSMTGLLTGSVKRFSTMARSGRDNRKLLCGMAVGLIVAFFILSYLLSRART; encoded by the exons ATGGCGGACTGGGCTCGGG CTCAGAGCCCTGGTGCTGTGGAGGAGATTCTAGACCGGGAGAACAAGCGGATGGCCGACAACCTGGCCTCCAAGGTCACCAGGCTTAAATCG CTGGCCCTGGACATTGATAGGGATGCAGAGGACCAGAACCGGTACCTGGACGGCATG GACTCGGATTTCACGAGCATGACGGGTCTACTTACGGGGAGCGTGAAGCGCTTTTCCACAATGGCGCGGTCTGGGCGAGACAACCGGAAGCTTCTGTGCGGTATGGCTGTGGGCCTGATCGTGGCCTTCTTCATCCTCTCCTACCTCCTGTCGAGGGCAAGGACGTGA
- the SCGB1C1 gene encoding secretoglobin family 1C member 1 — protein MKESRALLLAALIWLCTCGLATGEDTNEIFMDFLQTLLVGSPEELYEGPLGQYNVNADAKAAMAELKSCIDGLQPMHKAELIKLLVQVLGSQDGS, from the exons ATGAAGGAGAGCCGCGCCCTCCTGCTCGCAGCCCTCATCTGGCTCTGCACCTGCG GGCTGGCCACAGGGGAGGACACCAATGAGATATTCATGGACTTCCTGCAAACGCTGCTGGTGGGGTCCCCAGAGGAGCTCTATGAAGGGCCCCTGGGCCAGTACAACGTCAATGCAGATGCCAAGGCAGCAATGGCCGAACTCAAGTCCTGCATAGATGGCCTGCAGCCCATGCACAAGGCGGAGCTCATCAAGCTGCTG GTGCAAGTGCTGGGCAGTCAGGATGGCTCCTAG